In one window of Escherichia coli DSM 30083 = JCM 1649 = ATCC 11775 DNA:
- the ydiT gene encoding ferredoxin family protein codes for MSQNATVNVDIKLGVNKFHVDEGHPHIILAANPDINEFRKLMKACPAGLYKQDDAGNIHFDSAGCLECGTCRVLCGNTILEQWQYPAGTFGIEFRYG; via the coding sequence ATGAGCCAGAACGCTACGGTTAACGTCGACATCAAATTAGGCGTCAATAAATTCCATGTTGATGAGGGCCACCCGCATATCATTTTGGCGGCAAATCCCGATATCAATGAATTCCGTAAATTAATGAAAGCTTGCCCTGCCGGACTTTATAAGCAGGATGACGCAGGAAACATTCATTTCGATTCCGCCGGTTGTCTGGAGTGCGGCACCTGTCGGGTGCTGTGCGGCAACACTATTCTCGAACAGTGGCAATATCCCGCAGGCACCTTCGGTATTGAATTTCGCTACGGCTAA